The Rhizobium sp. CCGE531 genomic sequence GCCGCCATCTGCGCCTATCTGGCGGAAACATTCCCGCAAGCCGGCCTTGCGCCGACCGCATCCGAACGCGGCAACTACTTCCGCTGGATGTTCTTCGCGGCCGGCCCGATGGAGATGGCGGTGACCAACCGCGCCCTCGGCTTCGAAATTCCCGCCGAACGCCTGCGCATGGCGGGCTGCGGCAGCCTCGACCACGTTTTCGACGCGCTGGAACTGGCCGTTACCGCCTCACCCTTCATCGCCGGCGACCGCTTCACGGCCGCCGACGTCTATGTCGGTTCTCATGTCGGCTGGGGCCTCAACTTCGGCACCATCGAAAAGCGCCAGGCTTTCATCGACTATTGGGGCCGGGTCAGCGACCGCGACGCCTATCGCCGTGGCAACGAGATTGACAATGCCGCCATGCCAAAGCCGGCTAATCTCTGAAAATACAAGGTATTAAGAGGAAACTTTCAATCGAGGTCATATGCCGCTATTGCAGCGGCATATAAATATCGGTCAATAGCTCCGTCGGCGGGACGTCGCGCGGGTTGTTGATATATTCCTCGAACATGACGGCATCGCGGAGCTGCCGTCCCGAGGCCGGCAGCCATTGCGCGTACAGCCATTGATAGGCCTTGTGCATGTCGGCATAGGGACCCTTGTGGCGCAACACGGCGTACTCGCCGCCATCGAGAGAGCGACGCTCCAACGGCATATCTAGGGTCATTCCTTGGCCAGCGGTGACGCAGGCAAAGGAACGCAGCTTGTCCGTCTCCAC encodes the following:
- a CDS encoding glutathione S-transferase family protein, with product MAEELVFYTNPMSRGRIARWMLEETGQPYRTEYLDYGTTMKAPEYLAVNPMGKVPAIKHGDTVVTEGAAICAYLAETFPQAGLAPTASERGNYFRWMFFAAGPMEMAVTNRALGFEIPAERLRMAGCGSLDHVFDALELAVTASPFIAGDRFTAADVYVGSHVGWGLNFGTIEKRQAFIDYWGRVSDRDAYRRGNEIDNAAMPKPANL